Proteins from one Bradyrhizobium roseum genomic window:
- a CDS encoding sensor histidine kinase, with the protein MPIRWRILSIAALNSAVVVVLAVLIWNGAKVLGSAWDDVRQVRESDKILALLESETSRLQNLIHRYINQPSPDLFAEILLLREAVLGTLTTRAASDPMLSGSVERLEHVTDRFLNGFGELRAVQATITRTYEQQVLGPAREMAGLYSIIEGATGHRDAQIWPSLGKSREAFTAMLVATNAYYLSRSDASAEDARKNTETIENTIPAMSGLADNDLQRMALQRLAARTVALREGMAKLTEQLAIRTELLRNTIDASQAEAIGVIDELSVKMRQREQKAQETFDRTLSAISRRVLSIAVMFLGIILSAGVLIALSIRLPLQQILRSMHAITSGNLDRRVQGTTARDEVGAMARAVDVFRENAIAKRKTEAELRAAKEKAEAALIELNTAQQNLIDAERLAALGGLVAGVAHEVNNPIGISLTVASSFARRAETFEQELRTGPLRRSKLDAFVNSSRDAAGQLVANLHRAGELIQSFKQVAVDRSHAERRQFNLSEATDQIIASLRPALKKAAITLSVEVPEGLVIDGYPGSYGQILTNLFLNAANHAFADGRSGAITISARARGSDDVEIIFADNGAGMTPDVQRQAFDPFFTTRRNEGGTGLGLHIVYNLVTQQLGGRMMLESRLGQGTTFRIIMPKVAKGGSTGGSTDEPTMTDQAAADGTSQWPNRTMSST; encoded by the coding sequence GTGCCGATCCGCTGGCGCATCCTGTCGATCGCGGCCCTGAATTCCGCCGTCGTCGTGGTGCTCGCGGTGCTGATCTGGAACGGCGCCAAGGTGCTGGGTTCGGCCTGGGACGACGTCCGGCAGGTGCGGGAGTCCGACAAGATCCTAGCGCTGCTGGAAAGCGAAACCAGCCGGCTGCAGAACCTGATCCATCGCTACATCAACCAGCCGAGCCCCGATTTGTTCGCCGAGATCCTGCTGCTGCGGGAAGCCGTGCTCGGCACCCTGACCACGCGGGCCGCCAGCGATCCGATGCTGTCGGGCTCGGTCGAGCGGCTCGAGCACGTCACCGATCGTTTCCTGAACGGGTTCGGCGAATTGCGCGCCGTGCAGGCCACCATCACCAGGACCTACGAGCAGCAGGTGCTGGGCCCGGCGCGGGAAATGGCCGGGCTGTACTCGATCATCGAGGGCGCCACCGGACACCGCGACGCGCAGATCTGGCCCTCGCTCGGCAAATCCCGCGAGGCGTTCACGGCCATGCTGGTCGCCACCAACGCCTATTATCTGTCGCGCAGCGACGCCTCCGCCGAGGACGCCCGCAAGAATACCGAGACGATCGAGAACACCATTCCCGCGATGAGCGGCCTTGCCGACAATGACCTGCAGCGCATGGCGCTGCAGCGGCTCGCGGCGCGGACGGTGGCGCTGCGCGAGGGAATGGCCAAGCTGACGGAGCAGCTCGCGATCCGGACCGAATTGCTGCGCAACACCATCGATGCCAGCCAGGCCGAGGCGATCGGCGTCATCGACGAATTGTCGGTCAAGATGCGCCAGCGCGAACAGAAGGCGCAGGAGACGTTCGACAGGACGCTGTCGGCGATCTCGCGCCGGGTGCTGTCGATCGCGGTGATGTTCCTCGGCATCATCCTGTCCGCCGGCGTGCTGATCGCGCTGTCGATCCGCCTGCCGCTGCAGCAGATCCTCCGCTCGATGCACGCGATCACGTCGGGCAATCTGGATCGCAGGGTTCAAGGCACCACCGCCAGAGACGAGGTCGGCGCCATGGCGCGCGCCGTGGACGTGTTTCGCGAGAACGCCATCGCCAAGCGCAAGACGGAAGCCGAATTGCGCGCCGCCAAGGAGAAGGCCGAGGCCGCGCTCATCGAACTCAACACCGCGCAGCAGAACCTGATCGACGCCGAGCGGCTGGCAGCCCTCGGCGGCCTGGTGGCCGGCGTCGCCCATGAGGTGAACAACCCGATCGGCATCAGCCTGACGGTGGCGTCGAGCTTTGCGCGCCGGGCCGAAACCTTCGAGCAGGAATTGCGCACCGGGCCGCTGCGCCGCTCCAAGCTCGACGCGTTCGTCAACAGCTCGCGCGACGCGGCCGGCCAGCTGGTGGCGAACCTGCACCGCGCCGGCGAACTGATCCAGTCGTTCAAGCAGGTGGCGGTGGACCGCTCGCACGCCGAGCGCCGGCAGTTCAATCTCAGCGAGGCCACCGACCAGATCATCGCGAGCCTGCGGCCCGCGCTGAAGAAGGCCGCGATCACGCTGTCGGTGGAGGTGCCCGAAGGGCTCGTGATCGACGGCTATCCCGGCTCCTACGGCCAGATATTGACCAACCTGTTCCTGAACGCCGCCAACCACGCCTTTGCCGACGGCCGGTCCGGGGCGATCACGATCTCGGCGCGGGCGCGCGGCAGCGACGACGTCGAGATCATCTTTGCCGACAACGGGGCCGGCATGACCCCGGACGTGCAGCGCCAGGCGTTCGACCCGTTCTTTACGACGCGCCGCAACGAGGGCGGCACCGGGCTGGGCTTGCATATCGTCTATAATCTTGTCACTCAACAGCTCGGCGGTCGGATGATGCTGGAGTCGAGGCTGGGACAAGGCACCACCTTCCGCATTATCATGCCCAAGGTCGCCAAGGGTGGGTCGACAGGTGGATCGACCGACGAACCGACGATGACAGACCAGGCAGCAGCCGACGGAACTTCGCAATGGCCGAACAGGACGATGTCCTCCACCTGA
- a CDS encoding ATP-binding response regulator codes for MAEQDDVLHLIDDTGTVPEDSSARKWKIAVIDDDAAVHEGTRFALSDYNLHGATLEILSAYSAAEGRTLMRDNPDVAAVLLDVIMETDVAGLELVEYIRNELKNETVRIILRTGQPGQAPERRVIVQYDINDYKAKTELTADKLFTSLTAALRSYQQLERMVQTRRGLEIIIDAASTLYDFKSMQRLAEGVLTQLASLLNVDCAGILVLRDDGAPGSEFSVLAGSGCYSRFIGSTSSKSLDPDLREMVEAAFLRRKNEFADHRSVLYLRTGSGREVVVLLQAERQLSDTDRALVEIFSSRLSIAFDNVILYRQLHEANTQLEDRVAQRTRALMQANRRLSAQWLRLQRANGFKNEILGTVAHDLKNPLGVILGRTEMLTELIGAGSPKENVTAQVEHIRDATKRLTSMVDHLISDAMADAFDITIRREPVDVAALVAEVADSNLPSAINKQQAITVSAPPNIVTMCDTDRIREAIDNLVSNAIKYSPIGGKITVTVTHEGNDTVIRISDQGAGLSPEDLGRLFGRFQRLSAKPTAGESSTGLGLSIVKRIIDMHGGHVTAESGGPGQGSTFTVKLPATETT; via the coding sequence ATGGCCGAACAGGACGATGTCCTCCACCTGATCGACGATACCGGGACCGTTCCGGAGGACTCGTCCGCGCGCAAATGGAAGATCGCCGTCATCGACGACGATGCCGCGGTGCACGAGGGCACCCGCTTCGCGCTGAGCGACTACAATCTGCACGGCGCCACGCTGGAAATCCTCTCGGCCTATTCCGCGGCCGAAGGCCGCACCTTGATGCGCGACAATCCGGATGTCGCGGCCGTGCTGCTCGACGTCATCATGGAAACCGACGTCGCCGGCCTCGAGCTGGTCGAGTACATCCGCAACGAGCTCAAGAACGAAACCGTCCGCATCATTTTGCGCACCGGCCAGCCGGGCCAGGCGCCCGAGCGCCGCGTCATCGTCCAGTACGACATCAACGACTACAAGGCCAAGACCGAGCTGACCGCCGACAAGCTGTTCACCTCGCTGACGGCGGCGCTGCGCAGCTACCAGCAGCTCGAGCGCATGGTGCAGACCCGCCGCGGGCTCGAGATCATCATCGACGCCGCCTCGACGCTGTACGACTTCAAGTCGATGCAGCGGCTGGCCGAGGGCGTGCTGACCCAGCTCGCCTCCCTGCTCAATGTGGACTGCGCCGGGATTTTGGTGTTGCGCGACGACGGCGCGCCCGGCAGCGAGTTTTCGGTGCTGGCGGGCTCGGGCTGCTACAGCCGCTTCATCGGCTCGACCAGCTCCAAGTCGCTCGATCCGGATTTGCGCGAGATGGTGGAAGCCGCCTTCCTGCGCCGCAAGAACGAATTCGCCGACCACCGCAGCGTGCTTTATTTGCGCACCGGAAGCGGCCGCGAGGTGGTGGTGCTGCTGCAGGCCGAGCGGCAGCTTTCCGATACCGACCGCGCGCTGGTCGAGATCTTCTCCAGCCGGCTGTCGATCGCGTTCGACAACGTCATCCTGTACCGGCAACTGCACGAGGCCAATACCCAGCTCGAGGACCGCGTCGCGCAGCGCACCCGCGCGCTGATGCAGGCCAATCGCCGCCTGTCGGCGCAGTGGCTGCGGCTGCAGCGCGCCAACGGCTTCAAGAACGAGATCCTCGGCACCGTCGCGCACGATCTGAAGAACCCGCTCGGCGTGATCCTCGGCCGCACCGAAATGCTGACCGAACTGATCGGCGCCGGCTCGCCCAAGGAGAACGTCACCGCCCAGGTCGAGCATATCCGCGACGCCACCAAGCGACTGACCTCGATGGTCGATCACCTGATTTCGGACGCGATGGCGGACGCCTTCGACATCACCATCCGCCGCGAGCCGGTCGATGTCGCCGCCCTCGTGGCTGAAGTCGCCGACTCGAACCTGCCGTCGGCCATCAACAAGCAGCAGGCCATCACGGTGTCGGCGCCGCCGAATATCGTCACCATGTGCGATACCGACCGGATCCGCGAAGCGATCGACAACCTCGTCAGCAACGCCATCAAATACTCGCCGATCGGCGGCAAGATAACCGTAACCGTCACCCATGAGGGCAACGACACGGTGATCCGCATTTCCGACCAGGGCGCCGGGCTGTCGCCGGAGGATCTCGGCCGGCTGTTCGGCCGGTTTCAGCGGCTCTCGGCCAAGCCGACCGCCGGGGAGAGTTCGACGGGGCTCGGGCTGTCGATCGTCAAACGTATCATCGACATGCATGGCGGCCATGTGACCGCAGAGAGCGGCGGTCCCGGACAGGGCTCGACGTTTACCGTTAAACTGCCGGCGACAGAGACGACATGA